One region of Termitidicoccus mucosus genomic DNA includes:
- a CDS encoding exodeoxyribonuclease III, translated as MKLVSWNVNGVRAALKKGLHDYMEGADADVFCLQETKAHPGDVQHVSWKFGYEAFWNSAVKRGYSGTVVFTRVPPLRVTNGIGAGGHDSEGRVITLEFPDFWLVNVYQPNSQRGLTRLDYRTREWDPAFLAYLKKLEKKGKPVVFCGDLNVAHKEIDLKNPKSNRRNAGFTDEERENFTRLLESGFVDTFREFEPGPDHYTWWSQMSDCRARNIGWRVDYFVASQSFLPALKRAWISPGVMGSDHCPVGLEIKI; from the coding sequence ATGAAACTTGTTTCCTGGAACGTCAACGGCGTCCGCGCCGCGCTCAAGAAAGGCCTGCACGACTACATGGAGGGCGCGGATGCCGACGTGTTCTGCCTCCAGGAAACCAAGGCGCACCCCGGCGACGTGCAGCATGTGTCGTGGAAATTTGGATACGAGGCGTTCTGGAACAGCGCGGTGAAGCGCGGCTACAGCGGCACGGTCGTCTTCACCCGCGTGCCGCCGCTGCGCGTGACCAACGGCATCGGCGCCGGCGGGCACGACAGCGAGGGCCGCGTGATCACGCTGGAGTTCCCGGATTTCTGGCTGGTCAATGTTTACCAGCCCAACTCCCAGCGCGGGCTCACGCGGCTCGACTACCGCACGCGCGAATGGGACCCGGCCTTTCTCGCGTATTTGAAAAAACTGGAAAAGAAGGGGAAGCCGGTCGTGTTCTGCGGCGACCTGAATGTGGCGCACAAGGAGATCGACCTGAAAAACCCGAAAAGCAACCGCCGCAACGCCGGCTTCACCGACGAGGAGCGGGAGAATTTCACCCGGCTGCTCGAGAGCGGTTTCGTGGACACGTTTCGCGAGTTCGAGCCCGGTCCCGACCACTACACGTGGTGGAGCCAGATGAGCGACTGCCGCGCCCGCAACATCGGGTGGCGCGTCGATTATTTCGTGGCCAGCCAGTCCTTCCTCCCCGCGCTCAAACGCGCCTGGATCAGTCCCGGTGTGATGGGCAGCGACCATTGCCCGGTCGGACTGGAAATCAAAATCTAG